The Takifugu flavidus isolate HTHZ2018 chromosome 21, ASM371156v2, whole genome shotgun sequence genome has a window encoding:
- the ago4 gene encoding protein argonaute-4 isoform X3 produces the protein MEALGPGPPAPTSLFQPPRRPGLGTVGKPIRLLANHFQVQIPKIDVYHYEIDIKPEKRPRRVNREVVDTMVRHFKMQIFGDRQPGYDGKKNMYTAHPLPIGRDRVDLEVTLPGEGKDQTFKVSLQWVSVVSLQMLQEALSGHLNEVPEDSVQALDVITRHLPSMRYTPVGRSFFSPPEGYYHPLGGGREVWFGFHQSVRPAMWNMMLNIDVSATAFYRAQPVIEFMCEVLDIQNINEQTKPLTDSQRVKFTKEIRGLKVEVTHCGQMKRKYRVCNVTRRPASHQTFPLQLENGQAMECTVAQYFKQKYNLQLKYPHLPCLQVGQEQKHTYLPLEVCNIVAGQRCIKKLTDNQTSTMIKATARSAPDRQEEISRLVKSNSMVGGPDPYLKEFGIVVHNDMTEVTGRVLPAPMLQYGGRVSTDTGRDCGRGLSPQNKTVATPNQGVWDMRGKQFYAGIEIKVWAVACFAPQKQCREDLLKSFTDQLRKISKDAGMPIQGQPCFCKYAQGADSVEPMFKHLKMSYVGLQLIVVILPGKTPVYAEVKRVGDTLLGMATQCVQVKNVVKTSPQTLSNLCLKINAKLGGINNVLVPHQRPSVFQQPVIFLGADVTHPPAGDGKKPSIAAVVGSMDGHPSRYCATVRVQTSRQDMSQEQLFSQEVIQDLTNMVRELLIQFYKSTRFKPTRIIYYRGGVSEGQMKQVAWPELIAIRKACISLEEDYRPGITYIVVQKRHHTRLFCSDKAERVGKSGNVPAGTTVDSTITHPSEFDFYLCSHAGIQGTSRPSHYHVLWDDNCFTADELQLLTYQLCHTYVRCTRSVSIPAPAYYARLVAFRARYHLVDKDHDSAEGSHVSGQSNGRDPQALAKAVQIHYDTQHTMYFA, from the exons ATGGAAGCGCTCGGACCTG GCCCTCCTGCCCCGACCTCTCTGTTTCAGCCTCCACGCCGTCCCGGCCTCGGCACAGTGGGAAAACCCATCCGGCTCCTTGCCAATCACTTCCAGGTGCAGATTCCCAAGATTGATGTCTATCATTATGAGATCGACATCAAGCCTGAGAAACGGCCTCGGAGGGTCAACAG GGAAGTGGTGGACACCATGGTGCGGCACTTCAAGATGCAGATCTTTGGAGACCGACAGCCTGGTTATGATGGGAAGAAGAACATGTACACAGCACACCCACTGCCAATTGGAAGAGACAGG GTGGATCTGGAGGTGACTCTTCCTGGGGAGGGGAAAGATCAGACGTTCAAGGTGTCTCTGCAGTGGGTGTCTGTGGTCAgcctccagatgctgcaggaagCTCTCTCGGGTCACCTAAACGAGGTCCCTGAAGATTCTGTTCAGGCTCTGGACGTCATCACACGACACCTACCTTCCATGAG GTATACTCCTGTGGGCCgctcttttttctcccctccagaGGGCTATTACCATCCTCTTGGGGGAGGCAGAGAAGTGTGGTTTGGTTTCCATCAATCCGTCCGTCCTGCGATGTGGAACATGATGCTCAACATTGATG TGTCAGCAACAGCCTTCTACCGTGCTCAACCTGTGATCGAGTTCATGTGCGAGGTGCTGGATATACAGAATATTAATGAACAGACCAAACCGCTGACAGACTCCCAGCGCGTCAAATTCACCAAGGAGATAAGAG gGTTGAAAGTGGAGGTCACACACTGTGGGCAAATGAAGAGGAAGTACCGTGTGTGTAATGTAACTCGCCGACCTGCCAGCCATCAAAC TTTTCCCTTACAGCTTGAAAATGGCCAAGCCATGGAGTGCACTGTAGCTCAGTATTTCAAGCAGAAGTACAATCTGCAGCTCAAGTATCCACATTTACCCTGTCTGCAAGTAGGACAAGAACAAAAGCACACGTACCTTCCCCTGGAG GTCTGTAACATCGTAGCAGGTCAGCGCTGCATCAAGAAACTGACAGACAACCAGACGTCCACCATGATCAAAGCTACAGCCCGTTCAGCCCCCGACCGACAGGAGGAGATCAGCCGACTG GTCAAAAGTAACAGCATGGTGGGGGGTCCAGACCCGTACCTAAAAGAGTTTGGCATTGTGGTGCACAATGACATGACTGAAGTGACGGGACGTGTTCTCCCAGCACCCATGCTGCAGTATGGGGGCCGGGTGAGTACAGACACAGGGAGGGACTGTGGCAGG GGTCTCTCTCCGCAGAACAAAACGGTGGCAACGCCCAACCAGGGCGTTTGGGACATGAGAGGGAAGCAGTTCTACGCTGGCATAGAGATCAAGGTCTGGGCTGTGGCCTGCTTTGCTCCACAGAAACAATGCCGAGAGGATCTACTCAA GAGTTTCACTGACCAGCTTCGAAAGATCTCCAAGGACGCCGGGATGCCGATCCAGGGTCAGCCATGTTTCTGTAAATACGCCCAGGGAGCCGACAGCGTGGAGCCCATGTTCAAACACCTCAAGATGTCCTACGTTGGGCTACAGCTGATTGTAGTCATCCTCCCAGGGAAAACGCCAGTCTATG CTGAGGTGAAGCGAGTGGGCGACACTCTTCTCGGCATGGCAACGCAGTGTGTGCAGGTGAAGAACGTAGTGAAGACGTCCCCTCAGACCCTGTCCAACCTGTGTCTGAAGATCAATGCCAAACTGGGCGGCATCAACAATGTCCTGGTGCCCCATCAGAG GCCCTCGGTGTTCCAGCAGCCTGTCATCTTCCTGGGGGCTGATGTTACTCACCCTCCAGCTGGTGATGGCAAGAAGCCCTCCATCGCAGCAGTAGTGGGCAGCATGGACGGTCACCCCAGTCGCTACTGCGCCACGGTTCGGGTCCAGACGTCGAGGCAAGACATGTCCCAG GAGCAGCTCTTCAGCCAGGAGGTCATTCAAGATCTGACCAACATGGTGCGGGAGCTGCTCATTCAGTTCTACAAGTCCACCCGCTTTAAGCCCACACGGATCATCTATTACCGCGGTGGAGTGTCGGAGGGGCAAATGAAGCAG GTTGCTTGGCCAGAGCTAATAGCCATCAGGAAGGCCTGCATCAGTCTGGAGGAGGACTACCGGCCGGGCATCACCTACATCGTGGTTCAGAAACGTCACCACACGCGTCTCTTCTGTTCTGACAAAGCCGAGAGG GTTGGGAAGAGTGGAAATGTTCCAGCAGGCACCACAGTCGACAGCACCATCACACACCCGTCCGAGTTTGACTTCTACTTGTGCAGCCATGCAGGGATTCAG GGAACCAGTCGTCCCTCCCACTACCACGTCCTTTGGGATGACAACTGTTTCACCGCCGacgagctgcagctcctcaccTACCAGCTGTGCCACACTTACGTCCGCTGCACTCGCTCCGTCTCCATCCCGGCGCCGGCGTACTACGCCAGGCTGGTGGCTTTCCGAGCACGCTACCACCTGGTGGACAAAGATCACGACAG TGCTGAAGGCAGCCACGTGTCTGGTCAGAGCAACGGCCGTGACCCCCAGGCTTTAGCCAAGGCGGTTCAGATCCACTATGATACTCAGCACACCATGTACTTCGCCTGA
- the ago4 gene encoding protein argonaute-4 isoform X1, giving the protein MEALGPGPPAPTSLFQPPRRPGLGTVGKPIRLLANHFQVQIPKIDVYHYEIDIKPEKRPRRVNREVVDTMVRHFKMQIFGDRQPGYDGKKNMYTAHPLPIGRDRVDLEVTLPGEGKDQTFKVSLQWVSVVSLQMLQEALSGHLNEVPEDSVQALDVITRHLPSMRYTPVGRSFFSPPEGYYHPLGGGREVWFGFHQSVRPAMWNMMLNIDVSATAFYRAQPVIEFMCEVLDIQNINEQTKPLTDSQRVKFTKEIRGLKVEVTHCGQMKRKYRVCNVTRRPASHQTFPLQLENGQAMECTVAQYFKQKYNLQLKYPHLPCLQVGQEQKHTYLPLEVCNIVAGQRCIKKLTDNQTSTMIKATARSAPDRQEEISRLVKSNSMVGGPDPYLKEFGIVVHNDMTEVTGRVLPAPMLQYGGRVSTDTGRDCGRGLSPQNKTVATPNQGVWDMRGKQFYAGIEIKVWAVACFAPQKQCREDLLKSFTDQLRKISKDAGMPIQGQPCFCKYAQGADSVEPMFKHLKMSYVGLQLIVVILPGKTPVYAEVKRVGDTLLGMATQCVQVKNVVKTSPQTLSNLCLKINAKLGGINNVLVPHQRPSVFQQPVIFLGADVTHPPAGDGKKPSIAAVVGSMDGHPSRYCATVRVQTSRQDMSQEQLFSQEVIQDLTNMVRELLIQFYKSTRFKPTRIIYYRGGVSEGQMKQVAWPELIAIRKACISLEEDYRPGITYIVVQKRHHTRLFCSDKAERVGKSGNVPAGTTVDSTITHPSEFDFYLCSHAGIQGTSRPSHYHVLWDDNCFTADELQLLTYQLCHTYVRCTRSVSIPAPAYYARLVAFRARYHLVDKDHDRSFLCCSAEGSHVSGQSNGRDPQALAKAVQIHYDTQHTMYFA; this is encoded by the exons ATGGAAGCGCTCGGACCTG GCCCTCCTGCCCCGACCTCTCTGTTTCAGCCTCCACGCCGTCCCGGCCTCGGCACAGTGGGAAAACCCATCCGGCTCCTTGCCAATCACTTCCAGGTGCAGATTCCCAAGATTGATGTCTATCATTATGAGATCGACATCAAGCCTGAGAAACGGCCTCGGAGGGTCAACAG GGAAGTGGTGGACACCATGGTGCGGCACTTCAAGATGCAGATCTTTGGAGACCGACAGCCTGGTTATGATGGGAAGAAGAACATGTACACAGCACACCCACTGCCAATTGGAAGAGACAGG GTGGATCTGGAGGTGACTCTTCCTGGGGAGGGGAAAGATCAGACGTTCAAGGTGTCTCTGCAGTGGGTGTCTGTGGTCAgcctccagatgctgcaggaagCTCTCTCGGGTCACCTAAACGAGGTCCCTGAAGATTCTGTTCAGGCTCTGGACGTCATCACACGACACCTACCTTCCATGAG GTATACTCCTGTGGGCCgctcttttttctcccctccagaGGGCTATTACCATCCTCTTGGGGGAGGCAGAGAAGTGTGGTTTGGTTTCCATCAATCCGTCCGTCCTGCGATGTGGAACATGATGCTCAACATTGATG TGTCAGCAACAGCCTTCTACCGTGCTCAACCTGTGATCGAGTTCATGTGCGAGGTGCTGGATATACAGAATATTAATGAACAGACCAAACCGCTGACAGACTCCCAGCGCGTCAAATTCACCAAGGAGATAAGAG gGTTGAAAGTGGAGGTCACACACTGTGGGCAAATGAAGAGGAAGTACCGTGTGTGTAATGTAACTCGCCGACCTGCCAGCCATCAAAC TTTTCCCTTACAGCTTGAAAATGGCCAAGCCATGGAGTGCACTGTAGCTCAGTATTTCAAGCAGAAGTACAATCTGCAGCTCAAGTATCCACATTTACCCTGTCTGCAAGTAGGACAAGAACAAAAGCACACGTACCTTCCCCTGGAG GTCTGTAACATCGTAGCAGGTCAGCGCTGCATCAAGAAACTGACAGACAACCAGACGTCCACCATGATCAAAGCTACAGCCCGTTCAGCCCCCGACCGACAGGAGGAGATCAGCCGACTG GTCAAAAGTAACAGCATGGTGGGGGGTCCAGACCCGTACCTAAAAGAGTTTGGCATTGTGGTGCACAATGACATGACTGAAGTGACGGGACGTGTTCTCCCAGCACCCATGCTGCAGTATGGGGGCCGGGTGAGTACAGACACAGGGAGGGACTGTGGCAGG GGTCTCTCTCCGCAGAACAAAACGGTGGCAACGCCCAACCAGGGCGTTTGGGACATGAGAGGGAAGCAGTTCTACGCTGGCATAGAGATCAAGGTCTGGGCTGTGGCCTGCTTTGCTCCACAGAAACAATGCCGAGAGGATCTACTCAA GAGTTTCACTGACCAGCTTCGAAAGATCTCCAAGGACGCCGGGATGCCGATCCAGGGTCAGCCATGTTTCTGTAAATACGCCCAGGGAGCCGACAGCGTGGAGCCCATGTTCAAACACCTCAAGATGTCCTACGTTGGGCTACAGCTGATTGTAGTCATCCTCCCAGGGAAAACGCCAGTCTATG CTGAGGTGAAGCGAGTGGGCGACACTCTTCTCGGCATGGCAACGCAGTGTGTGCAGGTGAAGAACGTAGTGAAGACGTCCCCTCAGACCCTGTCCAACCTGTGTCTGAAGATCAATGCCAAACTGGGCGGCATCAACAATGTCCTGGTGCCCCATCAGAG GCCCTCGGTGTTCCAGCAGCCTGTCATCTTCCTGGGGGCTGATGTTACTCACCCTCCAGCTGGTGATGGCAAGAAGCCCTCCATCGCAGCAGTAGTGGGCAGCATGGACGGTCACCCCAGTCGCTACTGCGCCACGGTTCGGGTCCAGACGTCGAGGCAAGACATGTCCCAG GAGCAGCTCTTCAGCCAGGAGGTCATTCAAGATCTGACCAACATGGTGCGGGAGCTGCTCATTCAGTTCTACAAGTCCACCCGCTTTAAGCCCACACGGATCATCTATTACCGCGGTGGAGTGTCGGAGGGGCAAATGAAGCAG GTTGCTTGGCCAGAGCTAATAGCCATCAGGAAGGCCTGCATCAGTCTGGAGGAGGACTACCGGCCGGGCATCACCTACATCGTGGTTCAGAAACGTCACCACACGCGTCTCTTCTGTTCTGACAAAGCCGAGAGG GTTGGGAAGAGTGGAAATGTTCCAGCAGGCACCACAGTCGACAGCACCATCACACACCCGTCCGAGTTTGACTTCTACTTGTGCAGCCATGCAGGGATTCAG GGAACCAGTCGTCCCTCCCACTACCACGTCCTTTGGGATGACAACTGTTTCACCGCCGacgagctgcagctcctcaccTACCAGCTGTGCCACACTTACGTCCGCTGCACTCGCTCCGTCTCCATCCCGGCGCCGGCGTACTACGCCAGGCTGGTGGCTTTCCGAGCACGCTACCACCTGGTGGACAAAGATCACGACAG GTCATTTCTGTGTTGCAGTGCTGAAGGCAGCCACGTGTCTGGTCAGAGCAACGGCCGTGACCCCCAGGCTTTAGCCAAGGCGGTTCAGATCCACTATGATACTCAGCACACCATGTACTTCGCCTGA
- the ago4 gene encoding protein argonaute-4 isoform X4, which produces MEALGPGPPAPTSLFQPPRRPGLGTVGKPIRLLANHFQVQIPKIDVYHYEIDIKPEKRPRRVNREVVDTMVRHFKMQIFGDRQPGYDGKKNMYTAHPLPIGRDRVDLEVTLPGEGKDQTFKVSLQWVSVVSLQMLQEALSGHLNEVPEDSVQALDVITRHLPSMRYTPVGRSFFSPPEGYYHPLGGGREVWFGFHQSVRPAMWNMMLNIDVSATAFYRAQPVIEFMCEVLDIQNINEQTKPLTDSQRVKFTKEIRGLKVEVTHCGQMKRKYRVCNVTRRPASHQTFPLQLENGQAMECTVAQYFKQKYNLQLKYPHLPCLQVGQEQKHTYLPLEVCNIVAGQRCIKKLTDNQTSTMIKATARSAPDRQEEISRLVKSNSMVGGPDPYLKEFGIVVHNDMTEVTGRVLPAPMLQYGGRVSTDTGRDCGRNKTVATPNQGVWDMRGKQFYAGIEIKVWAVACFAPQKQCREDLLKSFTDQLRKISKDAGMPIQGQPCFCKYAQGADSVEPMFKHLKMSYVGLQLIVVILPGKTPVYAEVKRVGDTLLGMATQCVQVKNVVKTSPQTLSNLCLKINAKLGGINNVLVPHQRPSVFQQPVIFLGADVTHPPAGDGKKPSIAAVVGSMDGHPSRYCATVRVQTSRQDMSQEQLFSQEVIQDLTNMVRELLIQFYKSTRFKPTRIIYYRGGVSEGQMKQVAWPELIAIRKACISLEEDYRPGITYIVVQKRHHTRLFCSDKAERVGKSGNVPAGTTVDSTITHPSEFDFYLCSHAGIQGTSRPSHYHVLWDDNCFTADELQLLTYQLCHTYVRCTRSVSIPAPAYYARLVAFRARYHLVDKDHDSAEGSHVSGQSNGRDPQALAKAVQIHYDTQHTMYFA; this is translated from the exons ATGGAAGCGCTCGGACCTG GCCCTCCTGCCCCGACCTCTCTGTTTCAGCCTCCACGCCGTCCCGGCCTCGGCACAGTGGGAAAACCCATCCGGCTCCTTGCCAATCACTTCCAGGTGCAGATTCCCAAGATTGATGTCTATCATTATGAGATCGACATCAAGCCTGAGAAACGGCCTCGGAGGGTCAACAG GGAAGTGGTGGACACCATGGTGCGGCACTTCAAGATGCAGATCTTTGGAGACCGACAGCCTGGTTATGATGGGAAGAAGAACATGTACACAGCACACCCACTGCCAATTGGAAGAGACAGG GTGGATCTGGAGGTGACTCTTCCTGGGGAGGGGAAAGATCAGACGTTCAAGGTGTCTCTGCAGTGGGTGTCTGTGGTCAgcctccagatgctgcaggaagCTCTCTCGGGTCACCTAAACGAGGTCCCTGAAGATTCTGTTCAGGCTCTGGACGTCATCACACGACACCTACCTTCCATGAG GTATACTCCTGTGGGCCgctcttttttctcccctccagaGGGCTATTACCATCCTCTTGGGGGAGGCAGAGAAGTGTGGTTTGGTTTCCATCAATCCGTCCGTCCTGCGATGTGGAACATGATGCTCAACATTGATG TGTCAGCAACAGCCTTCTACCGTGCTCAACCTGTGATCGAGTTCATGTGCGAGGTGCTGGATATACAGAATATTAATGAACAGACCAAACCGCTGACAGACTCCCAGCGCGTCAAATTCACCAAGGAGATAAGAG gGTTGAAAGTGGAGGTCACACACTGTGGGCAAATGAAGAGGAAGTACCGTGTGTGTAATGTAACTCGCCGACCTGCCAGCCATCAAAC TTTTCCCTTACAGCTTGAAAATGGCCAAGCCATGGAGTGCACTGTAGCTCAGTATTTCAAGCAGAAGTACAATCTGCAGCTCAAGTATCCACATTTACCCTGTCTGCAAGTAGGACAAGAACAAAAGCACACGTACCTTCCCCTGGAG GTCTGTAACATCGTAGCAGGTCAGCGCTGCATCAAGAAACTGACAGACAACCAGACGTCCACCATGATCAAAGCTACAGCCCGTTCAGCCCCCGACCGACAGGAGGAGATCAGCCGACTG GTCAAAAGTAACAGCATGGTGGGGGGTCCAGACCCGTACCTAAAAGAGTTTGGCATTGTGGTGCACAATGACATGACTGAAGTGACGGGACGTGTTCTCCCAGCACCCATGCTGCAGTATGGGGGCCGGGTGAGTACAGACACAGGGAGGGACTGTGGCAGG AACAAAACGGTGGCAACGCCCAACCAGGGCGTTTGGGACATGAGAGGGAAGCAGTTCTACGCTGGCATAGAGATCAAGGTCTGGGCTGTGGCCTGCTTTGCTCCACAGAAACAATGCCGAGAGGATCTACTCAA GAGTTTCACTGACCAGCTTCGAAAGATCTCCAAGGACGCCGGGATGCCGATCCAGGGTCAGCCATGTTTCTGTAAATACGCCCAGGGAGCCGACAGCGTGGAGCCCATGTTCAAACACCTCAAGATGTCCTACGTTGGGCTACAGCTGATTGTAGTCATCCTCCCAGGGAAAACGCCAGTCTATG CTGAGGTGAAGCGAGTGGGCGACACTCTTCTCGGCATGGCAACGCAGTGTGTGCAGGTGAAGAACGTAGTGAAGACGTCCCCTCAGACCCTGTCCAACCTGTGTCTGAAGATCAATGCCAAACTGGGCGGCATCAACAATGTCCTGGTGCCCCATCAGAG GCCCTCGGTGTTCCAGCAGCCTGTCATCTTCCTGGGGGCTGATGTTACTCACCCTCCAGCTGGTGATGGCAAGAAGCCCTCCATCGCAGCAGTAGTGGGCAGCATGGACGGTCACCCCAGTCGCTACTGCGCCACGGTTCGGGTCCAGACGTCGAGGCAAGACATGTCCCAG GAGCAGCTCTTCAGCCAGGAGGTCATTCAAGATCTGACCAACATGGTGCGGGAGCTGCTCATTCAGTTCTACAAGTCCACCCGCTTTAAGCCCACACGGATCATCTATTACCGCGGTGGAGTGTCGGAGGGGCAAATGAAGCAG GTTGCTTGGCCAGAGCTAATAGCCATCAGGAAGGCCTGCATCAGTCTGGAGGAGGACTACCGGCCGGGCATCACCTACATCGTGGTTCAGAAACGTCACCACACGCGTCTCTTCTGTTCTGACAAAGCCGAGAGG GTTGGGAAGAGTGGAAATGTTCCAGCAGGCACCACAGTCGACAGCACCATCACACACCCGTCCGAGTTTGACTTCTACTTGTGCAGCCATGCAGGGATTCAG GGAACCAGTCGTCCCTCCCACTACCACGTCCTTTGGGATGACAACTGTTTCACCGCCGacgagctgcagctcctcaccTACCAGCTGTGCCACACTTACGTCCGCTGCACTCGCTCCGTCTCCATCCCGGCGCCGGCGTACTACGCCAGGCTGGTGGCTTTCCGAGCACGCTACCACCTGGTGGACAAAGATCACGACAG TGCTGAAGGCAGCCACGTGTCTGGTCAGAGCAACGGCCGTGACCCCCAGGCTTTAGCCAAGGCGGTTCAGATCCACTATGATACTCAGCACACCATGTACTTCGCCTGA
- the ago4 gene encoding protein argonaute-4 isoform X2, with the protein MEALGPGPPAPTSLFQPPRRPGLGTVGKPIRLLANHFQVQIPKIDVYHYEIDIKPEKRPRRVNREVVDTMVRHFKMQIFGDRQPGYDGKKNMYTAHPLPIGRDRVDLEVTLPGEGKDQTFKVSLQWVSVVSLQMLQEALSGHLNEVPEDSVQALDVITRHLPSMRYTPVGRSFFSPPEGYYHPLGGGREVWFGFHQSVRPAMWNMMLNIDVSATAFYRAQPVIEFMCEVLDIQNINEQTKPLTDSQRVKFTKEIRGLKVEVTHCGQMKRKYRVCNVTRRPASHQTFPLQLENGQAMECTVAQYFKQKYNLQLKYPHLPCLQVGQEQKHTYLPLEVCNIVAGQRCIKKLTDNQTSTMIKATARSAPDRQEEISRLVKSNSMVGGPDPYLKEFGIVVHNDMTEVTGRVLPAPMLQYGGRVSTDTGRDCGRNKTVATPNQGVWDMRGKQFYAGIEIKVWAVACFAPQKQCREDLLKSFTDQLRKISKDAGMPIQGQPCFCKYAQGADSVEPMFKHLKMSYVGLQLIVVILPGKTPVYAEVKRVGDTLLGMATQCVQVKNVVKTSPQTLSNLCLKINAKLGGINNVLVPHQRPSVFQQPVIFLGADVTHPPAGDGKKPSIAAVVGSMDGHPSRYCATVRVQTSRQDMSQEQLFSQEVIQDLTNMVRELLIQFYKSTRFKPTRIIYYRGGVSEGQMKQVAWPELIAIRKACISLEEDYRPGITYIVVQKRHHTRLFCSDKAERVGKSGNVPAGTTVDSTITHPSEFDFYLCSHAGIQGTSRPSHYHVLWDDNCFTADELQLLTYQLCHTYVRCTRSVSIPAPAYYARLVAFRARYHLVDKDHDRSFLCCSAEGSHVSGQSNGRDPQALAKAVQIHYDTQHTMYFA; encoded by the exons ATGGAAGCGCTCGGACCTG GCCCTCCTGCCCCGACCTCTCTGTTTCAGCCTCCACGCCGTCCCGGCCTCGGCACAGTGGGAAAACCCATCCGGCTCCTTGCCAATCACTTCCAGGTGCAGATTCCCAAGATTGATGTCTATCATTATGAGATCGACATCAAGCCTGAGAAACGGCCTCGGAGGGTCAACAG GGAAGTGGTGGACACCATGGTGCGGCACTTCAAGATGCAGATCTTTGGAGACCGACAGCCTGGTTATGATGGGAAGAAGAACATGTACACAGCACACCCACTGCCAATTGGAAGAGACAGG GTGGATCTGGAGGTGACTCTTCCTGGGGAGGGGAAAGATCAGACGTTCAAGGTGTCTCTGCAGTGGGTGTCTGTGGTCAgcctccagatgctgcaggaagCTCTCTCGGGTCACCTAAACGAGGTCCCTGAAGATTCTGTTCAGGCTCTGGACGTCATCACACGACACCTACCTTCCATGAG GTATACTCCTGTGGGCCgctcttttttctcccctccagaGGGCTATTACCATCCTCTTGGGGGAGGCAGAGAAGTGTGGTTTGGTTTCCATCAATCCGTCCGTCCTGCGATGTGGAACATGATGCTCAACATTGATG TGTCAGCAACAGCCTTCTACCGTGCTCAACCTGTGATCGAGTTCATGTGCGAGGTGCTGGATATACAGAATATTAATGAACAGACCAAACCGCTGACAGACTCCCAGCGCGTCAAATTCACCAAGGAGATAAGAG gGTTGAAAGTGGAGGTCACACACTGTGGGCAAATGAAGAGGAAGTACCGTGTGTGTAATGTAACTCGCCGACCTGCCAGCCATCAAAC TTTTCCCTTACAGCTTGAAAATGGCCAAGCCATGGAGTGCACTGTAGCTCAGTATTTCAAGCAGAAGTACAATCTGCAGCTCAAGTATCCACATTTACCCTGTCTGCAAGTAGGACAAGAACAAAAGCACACGTACCTTCCCCTGGAG GTCTGTAACATCGTAGCAGGTCAGCGCTGCATCAAGAAACTGACAGACAACCAGACGTCCACCATGATCAAAGCTACAGCCCGTTCAGCCCCCGACCGACAGGAGGAGATCAGCCGACTG GTCAAAAGTAACAGCATGGTGGGGGGTCCAGACCCGTACCTAAAAGAGTTTGGCATTGTGGTGCACAATGACATGACTGAAGTGACGGGACGTGTTCTCCCAGCACCCATGCTGCAGTATGGGGGCCGGGTGAGTACAGACACAGGGAGGGACTGTGGCAGG AACAAAACGGTGGCAACGCCCAACCAGGGCGTTTGGGACATGAGAGGGAAGCAGTTCTACGCTGGCATAGAGATCAAGGTCTGGGCTGTGGCCTGCTTTGCTCCACAGAAACAATGCCGAGAGGATCTACTCAA GAGTTTCACTGACCAGCTTCGAAAGATCTCCAAGGACGCCGGGATGCCGATCCAGGGTCAGCCATGTTTCTGTAAATACGCCCAGGGAGCCGACAGCGTGGAGCCCATGTTCAAACACCTCAAGATGTCCTACGTTGGGCTACAGCTGATTGTAGTCATCCTCCCAGGGAAAACGCCAGTCTATG CTGAGGTGAAGCGAGTGGGCGACACTCTTCTCGGCATGGCAACGCAGTGTGTGCAGGTGAAGAACGTAGTGAAGACGTCCCCTCAGACCCTGTCCAACCTGTGTCTGAAGATCAATGCCAAACTGGGCGGCATCAACAATGTCCTGGTGCCCCATCAGAG GCCCTCGGTGTTCCAGCAGCCTGTCATCTTCCTGGGGGCTGATGTTACTCACCCTCCAGCTGGTGATGGCAAGAAGCCCTCCATCGCAGCAGTAGTGGGCAGCATGGACGGTCACCCCAGTCGCTACTGCGCCACGGTTCGGGTCCAGACGTCGAGGCAAGACATGTCCCAG GAGCAGCTCTTCAGCCAGGAGGTCATTCAAGATCTGACCAACATGGTGCGGGAGCTGCTCATTCAGTTCTACAAGTCCACCCGCTTTAAGCCCACACGGATCATCTATTACCGCGGTGGAGTGTCGGAGGGGCAAATGAAGCAG GTTGCTTGGCCAGAGCTAATAGCCATCAGGAAGGCCTGCATCAGTCTGGAGGAGGACTACCGGCCGGGCATCACCTACATCGTGGTTCAGAAACGTCACCACACGCGTCTCTTCTGTTCTGACAAAGCCGAGAGG GTTGGGAAGAGTGGAAATGTTCCAGCAGGCACCACAGTCGACAGCACCATCACACACCCGTCCGAGTTTGACTTCTACTTGTGCAGCCATGCAGGGATTCAG GGAACCAGTCGTCCCTCCCACTACCACGTCCTTTGGGATGACAACTGTTTCACCGCCGacgagctgcagctcctcaccTACCAGCTGTGCCACACTTACGTCCGCTGCACTCGCTCCGTCTCCATCCCGGCGCCGGCGTACTACGCCAGGCTGGTGGCTTTCCGAGCACGCTACCACCTGGTGGACAAAGATCACGACAG GTCATTTCTGTGTTGCAGTGCTGAAGGCAGCCACGTGTCTGGTCAGAGCAACGGCCGTGACCCCCAGGCTTTAGCCAAGGCGGTTCAGATCCACTATGATACTCAGCACACCATGTACTTCGCCTGA